The following is a genomic window from Fusarium oxysporum Fo47 chromosome IV, complete sequence.
tgcttctaTGGTGAGAGCACGCTGTTCTTCAGGCCACCAGAACCGCTGGCCCATGTTGGCCAGGATAACGCACGGAGGTTCCGGGTCATTGGAGCTAGCAGCCTGCTTAGCAAGTGTCTGAACAACAGAGATCATGGTTCCTTTCGCAAGGCCACCAGGCCCATTGGCGATGCGGCCAGCAATCCATCCCAGGTCTTTAGTTGGTTCACCaaggacgacgacgatgcgGGTAGTTTTGGCAATGTTAGGGGTGAGGAAGACGGGGGATTGCCGTTTGTTCTCGGGCAAAAGGTGGTATTTCTTGAGGCCTTCTTTCTCTAGGCGATCATGGATGATGTCTTCCAGAGCCACTGTAGTACCTCTATTAGCAAGGCTACCTAGCCCGAGAGCATCAAGATCAACCGCTTACTGTTGAAGTGGAAGCGCTGGCGCTCATTGACGCGTGAGTTCTTGCTGCTGAAGTACTTGTAGTAACACTCCGGGTCCTCGATAGATCGgacctcatcatcatcattcacAAAATAACTGCTCCATGTCAGCGATGCATCTTGAAGTAGTCATGGATAGCGAACCCAAGACCGGCGAGATCTCTCGGAAAGGAGACATCCTTGGGGAGGCCCGACCAACTTCTGAGAAACATAGTGTCAGATTGGAATGTTCTTCTAAAAGGTGCAAGGTTCTGTGAGTGTCAAGTTGGGACTTTTCTAATATCTTCGGTAGATCGAAAGGGTTTGGGAGGAGGGAAGTTGCATTTAGTAAGTGCTTGCGATTAAATACTCGGCGAAGTGTGAGAGGGGGTTATACCAGCTGCACGCAGCCGGCGGAGATGCTGCTCTAATACTGTGATATCCTGCATGAAACAATCACAAAGTGTTTGAGCAAATAAGAAATCAAAATACGAGTTTCTCCGTTCTCGCGTCTTCTTTGTGTTTATTCGACACTCCGCATGCCTCATTTGATAGCAGCAACTCTCCCATCACCAGCCCGGGCATATAGAAACTACCTGCTATACCACGAACCTGGAAGCTTTTGTGAGACACAAAAATGTCCTACAGTACTAGCCATACTCCATATTCAACCATGTTTCTATCGTAGCAAAGAGTAGAGGTGGGATATCTGTACGACCATATCCTAAACATTCAAAACCGGTGCCTCACCAAACGCCCTAGTTAATGCATTTGCCATGCCCAAACGCCATGTCAAAAGAGCATTTTCAAGCAATACAAATTCGAAAACAAACCCTCAAGCCAATCACTGATTGGGGCCAGGGTTGTAACGACTACGAAAAGCCtggctgatgctgaagcGGCTTCCTGCGCCCCTGTTCATATGACTGGCCAATGCCTCCTCTAATGCAGATTGTGTAACTGAGGCGTCTAAGACTGTGTGGTGAGCAAACTACACCAAGCGGGTTGAGGATAACAAGGCAACTTACCGTCAAGATCACTATAACTACTACCCATACTAGGCGTTCCGTCGCTACCTTCGCGGGAGTAACCCTTGCTTTGATTGCCCGGGCTACGTCCCGCCAGTTCTGCAGTTCGGCGTGGTGAGAGAGGTCCGGGCGTTCGCTGCTCCGTCGTTTTATCTGACTTATCCGGTTTTTGCACCATGGCCGCAGAGCTGGCTGACGAGTCTGATGTGTGAGATTGATGAATAGCGGACTTTCCGTGAGGCCTGTGATGCCTTTTGCCAGAGCTGCGCCCGTCTCCCCTTAGCGTTGAGCCGAGATCCTGTGCCGAAGTCTGGTTGGAAGGAGATGTATAAGGTTGAAACGCAGGCTCTGattcgtcatcgtcgtcatcctcgtaTTGTCCTCCATCAGGCTGCTGAAAACGAGGAGGTCGACGAATGATGCGAGATTGAGCGGGGCTAGACTCGTCCTCTGACGATGTTGGTGAACTGTCCTCGGCTGGGCCTGGTGACGGGCTTCGTTCATCTGGCGCTGGCTCCGGTTGAGCTACTCGATCGGGTGATCTGTCGGGGACTGATGATATTGGTAAGGATGAAAGACGACGTCGCTCGCCGGTCCGCGAAGCCAACCCTGTTCCAGGTCGAGGGGAAGCTGAGCCTCCGGTCATATCTCTCAGGACTGTAGTATTCGTCGATGGATTCCGCGATACAATCTGTCGTATGGATGCATTGAGAGGAGTGCCAGTACCACTTCCTGCCTCGGCGCGCGGCATGGGTGAGTCTTTTCGGATGGATAAGGCTGAATGTGTTCGTTGATGACCGGGTCCGGCGGAGTCGCCGCCTGGAACGGGCGATTGCACTGAGCCACGAACGGCTGCGGTAGCTTTTCGGACTTGAGCGCGGACTTGGGAAGCATGTCGCTCGGTAAGGTATGCGACTTGTTGAAGGAGGAAATCGACGGGAACTTCGAAGCGATCGGCGCTGCACCTCAGATGAGTATTGCCTGTATGATAATTGTGATAAGATCGACACCTACACTTCGTCCCCTTGTCTAAGTCAGTATCAATGAATATACACGAATGTGGTGAATACTTACAGTCTATCTGCTTCTTAGCAGCTCCGGAGAGGATCTTCCATAATGCTTCATCTTTGACGGGGTCCCAGTTTACCTGTCATGCTTCTGGTTAGCTCTGCCATGATTGCTCCGATGCGCGCAAGGGCGTGGGCATGATGGCCTATGATTGACTGGTTGGATTAAGAGCTTCGTACCGGTGGCGGATCGACGAAGTCACCACGGGGCATAGGGACCCGGACGAAAATAGTATATGTTGGCTCGGCCATGATGCCGCGCTGGCTATTCAAGAAGATGAGTagatgaagatggttgaAAGAAGTAGGCAACAAGCCGAAGCTCTAAGTTCATTGAGAGCTGCTGCAGGGATTCCGCGATCGGCTTATCGATAAGTTAGCTGCCGTTTTAGCGTGATTCAGTGGAGAGTTTGAAACACCCAAGTAAGGTAGATTTGATTCACGAATCCACTTGAAACTCAAGCTCGGAGTTCAAGGCCAGTTATACACTGCAGTAAAAGCAATATTACACAAGACTTGACTTTTTTCGTGCAGGAATTTTCTTGCTGGACATCCTGTTCCTGTGGCTGAATTCTTCGTATCCAAATTCATATACATTGTATTTTATCCTTTACCTCTTCTGCATCGTTCATCCTGTCGACTAGTGCCACAGCTCAaatctgcttcttctttcttcgtACTCATATCGTTGTCACACTTTGCTTCTGTAAACAATCTACTATCGCTTAGCCAATTCCGCTTGTGAATCCAGCAGGTTAGGTCTTCTTTCATATGTTCTTCTAATTATCTTCATAGCGTCAtaacatcatcatcttcgttTTTCAGAAGTGTACCTGCGTTTGGGGTAACATAAGCAGCACCGAGCCGAAAAGGCTATTATATGCTTTAAAGCACTGAAAGTATCAGTAATCTTACCGTCAGACTTTTCTATCCCTTGATTTATGCTCGTCCCAATGGCTGATGGGATATGATATCCGTTGGCAAGAAAGACACGCACGAAATTTCGGCTTACTTTAGGGTAGCTTGAGCTGACAAGCTCGATCTGGGCTAACATCTGACGACAAATAGGACAGCTACCTATCTGTCTGAAACCAGAGATATGTGGTTGAAATGTAAACTCCGGTTGCCACGGTAAGCTTGTTAAGTGACATGAACTTATCTGACTTCTTAAATACTCGTACCCTTATCAAAGCTTTGATGTGAAAGGTCCCAGTTCACGTTGACTGAGTGCCGTACTTAGCTTGCCAACGTTACACTCATTGTTACCCTGTAACTGTATATGGATACACTAATAGACGATGGCAATCTGATTACACCCAAACGGCACCTGATTTTCAGGTCGAAACACCCTACACGACTCAGAGAATATGGCATTATCGATGCTTGACTCATGAaagccaacatcaagagcatGTCGTCAGGACCAACCCCCTCGACCTTACCCAAGTCGGAAAGGCGCTAAACGTCTGGTATTGGATGCCCCGCGACTGCTGCCGGGCATGGAAGACCCCGCCGAACTGTCTTTGCCTCTCAGTACTTGGCTTCTATGGGAATCCATCCAAAAGTCGGAAAGCCTCCCCCATTCAATCTAATCTTTCACTAGCGGGTGCTTAACCACTTCTATGAAGCCATCTTTCGGGAAGTCTTACTCACATGCCTTTCTTTCGCTCACATCTTCCATCTTCCATCGCTACAGCATCAAGCTATAAGGTAGCTTCGACAAGACCTCAAGCTACAGCTCTTACATCATCATATCCATACGTTATCGCTATCGTGGAGGTAAAATAACCACACAGCTTTTGGCTATAAGCAGCTCCAACCCTCCCCACCAAAGGCGTGCTTGGTTCCGAGTCACTTTTCCCGCAGCTTGAtgacagcaacagcaacagcgtCGTAATCAGCTATACACCTCTCAAACCAGGCCAAGGCAGCAACATGGTAGCTTCAGAACTCACCGCGTCTGCTAGAGCTATGCGCTCCACGCCCGTCAGTGGTGATGAGTCAAGCTCGAGCTTACCCAAGCCCCTCCCACCTTTGCGAAACCGCGCGGCTGCTAGCCAGAGTCCATACATCCGGGGCCAGGCTGAAAGCTTGGTTTCATGGCAGCTCTTAGACGATGAGGCAGTCGAGCGTTCGCGCAAGGAGAACAAGCTTATCTTCCTGCATATCGGCTACAAGGCATGCCACTGTAAGTTGCGTGATGATTAGTTTCGAAGCGAATTCTATCTTACACTGTGTTGCTAACGGCCACAAGTTTGTCGACTCATGTCGATTGAGACCTTCTCTAACCCCGACTCTGCCTCTGTATTGAATGAGTCTTTCATACCAGTCATCGTCGATCGAGAGGAGCGCCCCGACCTAGACGCCATCTACATGAATTACGTCCAAGCTGTCAGCAACGTTGGCGGATGGCCCTTGAATGTGTTCCTTACACCCAATTTGGAACCTGTTTTTGGTGGTACCTACTGGTTCGGGCCCGCAGGACGAAGACATCTCAGTGACGACAGCACCGAAGAAGTACTCGACTCTCTGACTATCTTTAAGAAAGTTCGTGATATTTGGATCGATCAGGAAGCCCGATGCCGAAAGGAGGCAACCGAGGTTGTTGGCCAGCTCAAGGAGTTTGCGGCTGAGGGTACCCTGGGTACAAGGAGTATCTCGGCACCCTCAGCTTTAGGTCCGGCTGGATGGGGAGCACCAGCCCCGAGCCATGCGAGCACTGCCACGGAGAAGAGCACTGCAGTTTCAGAGGAGCTGGATTTGGATCAGCTGGAAGAGGCTTATACTCATATCGCCGGCACTTTTGATCCTGTTTTCGGTGGATTTGGCTTGGCACCTAAGTTCCTGACACCACCCAAGTTGGCATTTTTGTTGGGGCTTCTGAAGTCTCCAGGCGCTGTTCAGGATGTTGTCGGAGAGGCTGAGTGCAAACATGCCACCGAAATTGCGTTGGATACAATGCGTCATATTCGTGATGGGGCGCTGCATGACCATATCGGAGGCACTGGATTTTCGCGATGCTCCGTTACAGCGGATTGGAGCATTCCTAACTTCGAGAAGCTTGTGACTGACAATGCGCAATTACTCTCCCTCTATATTGACGCGTGGAAGGTCAGTGGTGGAGGTGAAAAAGATGAGTTCCTGGACgttgttcttgagcttgctgagTATCTTACTTCGTCTCCGATTGTTCTGCCTGAGGGCGGTTTCGCTTCAAGTGAAGCCGCCGACTCCTATTATAGGCAAGGTGACAAGGAGAAGCGCGAGGGCGCCTATTATGTCTGGACGCGGCGAGAATTCGATTCAgtgcttgatgagattgatagCCACATGAGTCCTATTTTAGCGTCCTATTGGAATGTCAATCAAGATGGAAATGTCGAGGAGGAAAACGACCCCAACGACGACTTTATTGACCAGAACATTCTCAGGGTTAAGAGCACCATCGAACAATTAAGCACCCAATTCAGCACGCCCGTGGAAAAGATCAAAGAGTATATTGAACAAGGAAGACGAGCTTtaagaaagagaagggaaCAAGAACGTGTGCGACCTGACCTGGATGACAAAATTGTTGTAGGCTGGAATGGTCTCGTGATATCAGCTCTTTCCAAGGCAGCATCGTCGCTGAAGACACTGAGGCCAGAACAAAGCTCCAAGTGTAGGGCTATCGCAGAGCAGGCGGCTGCATGCATCAGGAAAAAGCTTTGGAATGGCAATGAGAGAATCCTATACAGGATATGGTCTGGAGGTCGTGGAAACACTGCCTTTGCAGATGATTACGCCTATATGATCCAAGGTCTCCTGGATCTTCTCGAACTGACAGGAAATCAAGAATACCTGAAATTCGCAGACATTTTACAGCGTGAGTCGTCGCAATTCCCCTCCCATTTGACGCACCCCGCTGACCATGCCATCACAGAAACCCAAAACTCGTTGTTCTATGATGCCGATGGCGCCTTTTTCAGCACTCAAGCCAATAGTCCTTATACAATTCTCCGCCTCAAGGATGGCATGGACACGTCATTACCATCAACCAACGCCGTCAGCGTAGCTAATCTATTCCGCCTTGCGAACCTGCGTTCGAATGACGACTTGGCAGCCAAAGCTCGTCAGACGATAAATGCATTTGAAGTCGAAGTGGTGCAACATCCTTGGCTCTTCCCTGGTTTACTCCAGGGTGTTGTCACAGCTAGATTGGGCGGAGAGACGTCGAAATGAAATGTTGAATATAAACAGCCCAGGATGGCGATTTTTATCAAAGTGCCTAGGAACCTAGGAAATAAAGTGCACGAGTTGTTGGAGTCGGCACAGTCATCCCAAGGCGTTCAAGGGACAGTCGGTATAAGGAAAAGAGGAGTTCTGAATAGCGCATAGCATTCTAGGAACTAGTCGATGAGTGAAATTGAATACATGATAAATGTAGACTGTAAGGTCTTTGCTACACTCTGTAAATACGCATAAGATATTATCAAATTTATCATTTCAGGGGTATCTAATCTACATCGGCCACCAGCCCCCTCCCCAAATATTGATCCGTTAGGCTCACTGAGCACAAAGGGTCGACAAATACAACATCTTGAAAAGAAAGGGGATCGTCCATAATTCCTTCGGTGGGGGATCTGCTACTCCTTTCTCAAGATCTAGATGTATCTCCAGTGCCCTTGCGGTTCATCAAACCAGTAAAGAAGCTTTGCAGTTGCTCGTTGTCAAAATCCTTGGCCATATTCGCAGCAGGTGTATcggcctcctcctcttcgttACTTGGGGAAGAGCTAAATGCATTACGATCCTGTTCATGTCAGCAAGTTGTTCAGAGCAGTAAAGTGGCTGTATCTTACCTTGAGACGCTGCAAcatatcatcggcatcgACTTGAATACCACCCATGTTGAACTGTACAGGTCCAATGTGCTCGCTGATGCTCGTCTCATCGCCAGTGTAGTCGATGTGACGAGTGCTGCGAACGATGGCATTGTCGCTGCCTTTCTCTGGCAACTTGGCCTTGAATGCCTCGAGAatcttgagctgcttctcaagaaaTTCTTGGGTGTCGTCACTCTCCACTGTGATCCACCTCTCGCCGTGCATGGCATTTTCAACAACTGCGAGACCACCACTATTAGGATCGCGGCACCATCCCTCGTACCGCGCAATCGCACTTTTTTGTTTCCTGATTTCCGCTTCCTTGTCGCTTATCTTGTCTGCATCGTCAAACGGCATAGAGTCGAGAGGAGTGCTGATATCTTCAGACCATGAGATTGAAACAGGCTCCGGATCAAAAGAACCGCCAAGAACTCGAATCTTGCCCCACGAATCCCAGTTGGTTGGGACGACAATCTTGTCGCGGTCGATAACGTTGTGCTTTAGTGGGTGCCGCTTGAGAAGAGATGTGATTCCAAGGGTTGAGTGAATGAGAGAGGGTAGCTGAGAAGGCGTATTTTGTGAAGTATAAATAAGAGAGGCACCATCTGGAGATTGTTAGCATTAGACCAGAGGCTTGGAAACAGGCCAACGTACGTCTCAGCAAAATCGTTCGCAGATATTGTAATACCGTATCAAAATCTGGCTCTTTCCAACCCTGACTCTTTTCGAGAAACTCCATTTTTTGGGCCTGTATGTGTTAGTATACTTATCATAGGCTACGAGAGACAGTCCTTACATTCTGGCACACCACGCAAAGTGGCAGACCCAGAGGCTCCTCCCATTCTCCCGGCCCCAGAGGCAGTGCACTATCTCCATCGCCGCCGGTAGCCGTAGCTGAGGGTGTTCCATCTAGGTTAGTTGTTGCGCCCCCTCGACCTCTTTCTTTCCAAGTGGACATGACTTCCTCCATGAGGGCATGCTGATCTGTGTCGACCTTTTTGAGAACCTCTTGTATAACCTGAACCCATGTCCATATTTGTCGTAACCATAGATGCGGCTGTGACCAGTCTAGAAGAATGATAAGAGAGGTATTGGGAATCGTTTCAGGGGTAAGGAGGGGCGCAACGAGAGATGCAAATTCGGCTGAAGGTTGGGAGAGGAAGTAGAGCGAAACTCGTGCCAGAGTATCTAGAATTATTAGTACATCGTTCTGAGGCTGATCTGGGCGTTGATGCACGAACCGTCTTGGTCGGCGTCGAGAACGTCGTAGTATGTATAGCCCAGCGCAAAGTTGTTCGCAATCGGCGGTATCTTAAGCCGGTCCGCATTACGTTTTGACTCGGAGCTGGAGAGCGATTCGAGGAACTCTCTTTGGTTCTCGGGAGTGCCACCTGAGTTTCAGAGGCTCATGATCAGCTACCTAGCTCTTCAACAGAGCTGTCTAGTTACGACATACCTAGCACAATGAGGTTCTTTTCCGGTAGTCGTTTGCCACTGGCGACAGACTCTAGCATAGAGGTCCAAAGATCCTTCTTTTGTTCGCCATCGCGGCCCTCGGAGTCTCCTGAGCCCGTTGTATAGATCGATActctgttggtgttggccgCCATGATCCCGGTTGTTGGCTCACCGAGCTCGCTGGTCAACAAATTGTCGTATAAGATCGCAGTGCGTTAGGTCATGAGTATATCTCCTGTGGCGAAAGAGGACAGAGATTGTCGGCAAATCTGCCTCAAAGTGACGTCTAAGTAGAGGGACAGTACGCGTTTGGTGTTGATTCGATAATGCTAAAGGAGATTTAAGGTTGTCGTAGGGGCATCTTCGCTCTGCGCACAACAACGACAGCAGGGAAGATGATGCAAGCTCTCGGTTCGATCGTGAGTGTCCCAATCGTCGATAATCGATTCGAAAAAGTCGCTTCAACTTCCTGGGCAGTTTGTGGTACGTAGATATCGTCGACCGCTGTCTTTCATCAAAGATGAACGTGGCCAGGGTTACCACGTACCAATTCCCATAGGACTATGGATTGGCACTTGGATAACACCCCGTCATTTTAGCGTTCGGTCCGGAAATTGTCCCGCCAAAAACAGCTACGCGCTGCAGCTCTTGCAGCTTTAGCGCACGGACTCCCTAAAGCTTCAGTGGACGTCTCATATTCTGACAATAAATGCGACTTCATTACTCGGTACCATATAAATTTTGCGACATTCACAAGGCTGCGCAAGAAGCAGCGAAAGACGCACCATGAATAAGATACGCGCAATCCAGGCGCTTAATAAGAAAGAGATAGAAAATGGAATGTGAGTGCTTGATTTCGTCTCCAGTATTTCCAGAATCCCTGCTAACAGATGTGCTCAGTACGCCAGAAGCTTCCTGGCATACAGACTATCGAGACACTGCCTACGTCTACTTTGGTGGTCTTCCTTACGAGTTATCCGAAGGCGATGTAATAACGATTTTCTCACAATTTGGAGAACCTGTATTCTTGAAGCTGGCTCGCGACAAAGAGACGGGCAAGTCGAAGGGGTTTGGCTGGCTCAAGTATGAGGACCAGAGAAGTACCGACTTAGCGGTTGACAACCTTGGCGGAGCGGATATTGGTGGTCGCCTGATCAGTGTCGACCATGCGCGATACAAAGTGCGGGATGATGAAGACCCCGAAGAGTTCAAGGTCGGCTGGGAGGACATGCTCAGGCGAGAGGGACAAGCGCTGTCAGAAGATGAGAGTAGCGAGGAGGAAGTGAAGCGACCGATGCTACCAGAAGAGCGAGAACTTGCGCTTCTGATGCAGGAtcatgatgacgacgacCCCATGAAGGGCTTCCTGatcgaagagaagaagaaggaagttgaagaggCGCGGCGCAAAGCAGAAAAGAAGGACCGAAAACACAAACACAGACATCATCGGTCACATAGATCGAGGAGGGATGGAAGCGAAGAAGACCGCCACCGTAGAtcaagacgagacgagactCCCGAAGGCAAAGAGGACCGACATCGTGATAAGGATTCCCGACGACACAGAGATGATGACCAGGACCGAGAAAGGAGACGAGATAGGGATAGAGATAGGCGAAGGGAGAGGAaggacgacgaggacgatCGTGGTCGTGACCGAGATCGGAGGAGAGATCGAGATCGAGAGCATAGAAGGCATAGGGACGACGCTCATGACGAGTCACGACACAAACGACGCAGGGAAGAAGACCAGGAGGAGAaaacatcaaggagaaggagtaGAAGTCGATCGCCATGACGGCGCGACGATTAAAGCACATTATGCTGTAATACAATATTTCACTCGGTTCAAAGTAGCTCTACTTATCCTGAACCCCTCAAACGCCCATCCCAAGTTTGCCCAGCATTAAGAGTCGTATCCCTTGTGATCATTAGCTTGCCTTGTAGCAGGGCCTCACTTGGCTCATGTGTTGCCCAAATAACGCTTCCAGCCTTCCCTTACGCAGTGTCGCTTTCCATCTTCGCCGTCAACAATAATGAACTTCTCCCATCGTGCATCATGCCCAGCTCCTATAACAACAAGACTATCATCGCCGATCCAGCCAATGACGCCCTTTGGAGGCCGTGATGTTCCTAGAACAGTGCTCTCTGAGAAAGAAATGCCCCCTATAgcagcttcatcaccagcctcaaaAGGCGCTGAGCTGAAAGAGTAGACGTCGGAAAAGACTCGAGGCATCAGTGGAATCTTGCTGAGGATACCCCACTTCCCCGTCCCGTCACCGGGGTCTGATCCAGAAGCGCCGAGCTGTTGACTTCGGCTCATTCCTGGCTTTCGCGGATGTGGTACGTCGAAGATGTGAAGGGTGGACTTGTCAGAGGTACAGGCAAGCATCGTTCCGCAAGGTGAGAAGGCGAGAGAAAAGATAGTCGCAGGATCAATGCCACGCCGAAGTTCAGCAAGCCTGGCACAGTTGCTTGTAGCGTAAACACGGATTAGTGTACCTGTTTCGCTTGCACTGGCCAGAAGTTCGCCATCTGGGCTCAAtgcaatggccttgagggCTGAAGAGTGGGCCGGAATGATGCTGACATTCCCGGTCGCCAACTCGATCAGTTGTATCTGTCCAGCAGTTCGGCCGGGGAAggcaagcttcttctcagaAAGACAGCAAAGA
Proteins encoded in this region:
- a CDS encoding dynein light intermediate chain-domain-containing protein; amino-acid sequence: MAANTNRVSIYTTGSGDSEGRDGEQKKDLWTSMLESVASGKRLPEKNLIVLGGTPENQREFLESLSSSESKRNADRLKIPPIANNFALGYTYYDVLDADQDDTLARVSLYFLSQPSAEFASLVAPLLTPETIPNTSLIILLDWSQPHLWLRQIWTWVQVIQEVLKKVDTDQHALMEEVMSTWKERGRGGATTNLDGTPSATATGGDGDSALPLGPGEWEEPLGLPLCVVCQNAQKMEFLEKSQGWKEPDFDTVLQYLRTILLRHGASLIYTSQNTPSQLPSLIHSTLGITSLLKRHPLKHNVIDRDKIVVPTNWDSWGKIRVLGGSFDPEPVSISWSEDISTPLDSMPFDDADKISDKEAEIRKQKSAIARYEGWCRDPNSGGLAVVENAMHGERWITVESDDTQEFLEKQLKILEAFKAKLPEKGSDNAIVRSTRHIDYTGDETSISEHIGPVQFNMGGIQVDADDMLQRLKDRNAFSSSPSNEEEEADTPAANMAKDFDNEQLQSFFTGLMNRKGTGDTSRS
- a CDS encoding WD40-repeat-containing domain protein; protein product: MNVRPPIEASSTEAVLSVSFNNDASCFSVGLGSGICIFHTKSCLLKASRDFNAGIGLVQMMGTTNYLALVGGGRSPKFAMNKAIIWDDMKGKVALEITALTAIRGVQLGRERIAVVLQNSVRVYSFAKPPDLLHVYETADNLLGLCCLSEKKLAFPGRTAGQIQLIELATGNVSIIPAHSSALKAIALSPDGELLASASETGTLIRVYATSNCARLAELRRGIDPATIFSLAFSPCGTMLACTSDKSTLHIFDVPHPRKPGMSRSQQLGASGSDPGDGTGKWGILSKIPLMPRVFSDVYSFSSAPFEAGDEAAIGGISFSESTVLGTSRPPKGVIGWIGDDSLVVIGAGHDARWEKFIIVDGEDGKRHCVREGWKRYLGNT
- a CDS encoding uncharacterized protein (of unknown function, DUF255-domain containing protein) — encoded protein: MVASELTASARAMRSTPVSGDESSSSLPKPLPPLRNRAAASQSPYIRGQAESLVSWQLLDDEAVERSRKENKLIFLHIGYKACHFCRLMSIETFSNPDSASVLNESFIPVIVDREERPDLDAIYMNYVQAVSNVGGWPLNVFLTPNLEPVFGGTYWFGPAGRRHLSDDSTEEVLDSLTIFKKVRDIWIDQEARCRKEATEVVGQLKEFAAEGTLGTRSISAPSALGPAGWGAPAPSHASTATEKSTAVSEELDLDQLEEAYTHIAGTFDPVFGGFGLAPKFLTPPKLAFLLGLLKSPGAVQDVVGEAECKHATEIALDTMRHIRDGALHDHIGGTGFSRCSVTADWSIPNFEKLVTDNAQLLSLYIDAWKVSGGGEKDEFLDVVLELAEYLTSSPIVLPEGGFASSEAADSYYRQGDKEKREGAYYVWTRREFDSVLDEIDSHMSPILASYWNVNQDGNVEEENDPNDDFIDQNILRVKSTIEQLSTQFSTPVEKIKEYIEQGRRALRKRREQERVRPDLDDKIVVGWNGLVISALSKAASSLKTLRPEQSSKCRAIAEQAAACIRKKLWNGNERILYRIWSGGRGNTAFADDYAYMIQGLLDLLELTGNQEYLKFADILQQTQNSLFYDADGAFFSTQANSPYTILRLKDGMDTSLPSTNAVSVANLFRLANLRSNDDLAAKARQTINAFEVEVVQHPWLFPGLLQGVVTARLGGETSK